The nucleotide window CAGAGATCGATTCGGCGTTCCTCGCCCGAAGTGAGAGCCGGTAGATCAACGGTCTTAGAGTGGTAGCCGGGCTTGGAGACAGTGACCGTCCCAATGGTTGGGGGAGGATAGATGAGGATAATGGCGTCTGAGGCAGGCAGGTCATCTATCCGGTAGTAGCCACTCCAGTCGGTCCTGGTGGTAAAGGTCTCCCCGGTAAATAAAGTCACCGTAACATCGGCCTCAGGGATAGGCATCTTCGTATGAGCGTGAGTTACCACTCCATAAATAGAAGCCCTCTTCTTATCAGGTTGGAGGGTGAAGTCGATCTGGACCTTAGGGTTCGTAGACGAGACAGTCCCTTCTTGTTTTTGGGGCAGAAAGCCCTTGGCTTCAGCGATGATTGTATAAGGGCCAAAGGGAACTTCCTCTATCCGGTATTGGCCCTCTTTATCAGTAACAGCCAACCAGGGCCAGGGGATTCCAGGGACGAGGAGATAATTGACCGCCGTCTCATCGTCTTCATATTTAGGATAGAGACTCACTATGGCCCCTTCAATGGGGATGATACAGCGCGCATTATCTCCACAAGGAATAAGGTCTCCCCCCGCCGAGTCCTGCCTGTATCCTGCCACCATAACCATTCCGAATACTACACCTTTGTCACTAATGGGCGGGAGGTAGAACTCGACCGTGGCCACCTCATCCTCTTTGACCACCGCCCTCTTTTCTTCTGCCTCAAAACCTTCGGCTTCAGCTCTGACCGTATACTCACCCGGCTCCATATTTGGAATCTGGTATTCGCCGTCTCTGCCGGTCGTGGTCGTATATACTTCCCTAAGATACCCATCAGGACCTACCTTCAGAGCGGTTACCTTTGCCCCGGCGATCGGTTTCCCCAGATAGGGGATTTTCAACCGCTCCTCTCTTTTCTCCAGTTTCTCACCTCTGGCGATTGGCTTCCCGGAATAGGGGATTCCCACGGCTGATCCACCTTCAGGATACCACGAGGGTCTCTCCCGGACAGTGCCAACCAGCGTGCCTGTCCCAGGAGTAATCGGTATTAGATGAAAGTCCTCTCTTCTTTCTTCTCCAGGGGAGAAATATTTAAGGTTGACCGTCTGGGGTTCATAACCGGTTTTAGAGGCAGTCAGGGTAATAGGCGGCCCTCCAATAAGGGGCGGTGTAACCGGAATGCCATCTATCCGGTAATCTCCATCTTTCCCGCTCAAGGCAGTCAGCACCTGACCCGTAGGGAGCCTCAATTCTATCTTTGCCTTCGGAATGGGAACAATACAATCTGCCGCTCTACCGCAATCTACCAGGCCATCTAAGACAACCCCAAAGACTGAGGCAGATTCAGGGCTGGGTCCTCTTAAATGCATCACGATTTCCCCTATTCGGGTCTCACTACCCAGGGCAACCTCAACTCCCTCGACTACCGTGTCCTCATATCCCTCGTAACTGGCAACAACCGTATATTCCCCGGCAGGAATATAATAGAAGGTAAATTCTCCTTTCCTCGTTGTCCGACAGGAAAAAGATGTTCCCGGAATAAAAACCTCTACAAAACCGGTTTCAGGCAGTCTTTCTCCCTTTGGTCCGATAAGCACTACCCGGCCTGAAATTCG belongs to bacterium and includes:
- a CDS encoding carboxypeptidase-like regulatory domain-containing protein, with the translated sequence MRCRGLAWLAIFFLVLLTACGRSDRSPTASTENESQEPQEALGVIKGHLEFEALRSPELAPRFESPRLEEVEVYAGSIDTADTYPGQIDNNRDYIITGLPGGRYNVIAGTRNKIYGGIIKEVEVTPGKTKKIQDVLFLSTLGRISGRVVLIGPKGERLPETGFVEVFIPGTSFSCRTTRKGEFTFYYIPAGEYTVVASYEGYEDTVVEGVEVALGSETRIGEIVMHLRGPSPESASVFGVVLDGLVDCGRAADCIVPIPKAKIELRLPTGQVLTALSGKDGDYRIDGIPVTPPLIGGPPITLTASKTGYEPQTVNLKYFSPGEERREDFHLIPITPGTGTLVGTVRERPSWYPEGGSAVGIPYSGKPIARGEKLEKREERLKIPYLGKPIAGAKVTALKVGPDGYLREVYTTTTGRDGEYQIPNMEPGEYTVRAEAEGFEAEEKRAVVKEDEVATVEFYLPPISDKGVVFGMVMVAGYRQDSAGGDLIPCGDNARCIIPIEGAIVSLYPKYEDDETAVNYLLVPGIPWPWLAVTDKEGQYRIEEVPFGPYTIIAEAKGFLPQKQEGTVSSTNPKVQIDFTLQPDKKRASIYGVVTHAHTKMPIPEADVTVTLFTGETFTTRTDWSGYYRIDDLPASDAIILIYPPPTIGTVTVSKPGYHSKTVDLPALTSGEERRIDLWLGPIKPGEGPQLTYSNSGCLSNREDPTQAKDEIIAKVEGNDIYVTHRNAWYNCCLEEIRVELEHEGNQLRLIETEILEGSGCRCLCLYDVSAAISDLAAGEYIIQVLNEDRGLIGEITATVP